One Tomitella gaofuii DNA segment encodes these proteins:
- a CDS encoding MerR family transcriptional regulator — translation MSPGPETALPQPEIADELVGYRGPTACQIAGITYRQIDYWARTSLVVPSIRSAAGSGSQRLYSFKDILVLKIVKRLLDTGISLQNIRVAVDHLRGRGVDDLAEITLFSDGVSVYECTSAEEVVDLLQGGQGVFGIAVSGAMKELSGSIADFPAETAVDGHAIDTPEDELAGRRKARAKRRIG, via the coding sequence GTGTCGCCCGGCCCGGAGACGGCTCTGCCGCAACCGGAGATCGCAGACGAGTTGGTCGGCTACCGCGGGCCCACCGCGTGCCAGATCGCCGGCATCACCTACCGGCAGATCGACTACTGGGCGCGTACCTCGCTCGTCGTCCCGTCGATCCGCAGTGCGGCAGGGTCCGGGAGTCAGCGCCTGTATTCGTTCAAGGACATCCTCGTCCTCAAGATCGTCAAGCGGCTGCTCGACACCGGGATCTCACTGCAGAACATCCGCGTGGCCGTCGACCACCTGCGTGGTCGCGGGGTCGACGACCTCGCGGAGATCACGCTGTTCTCGGACGGCGTGTCGGTGTATGAATGCACGTCCGCGGAAGAGGTCGTCGACTTGCTCCAGGGCGGCCAGGGCGTGTTCGGCATCGCCGTCAGCGGCGCGATGAAGGAACTCTCCGGGTCCATCGCGGACTTCCCCGCGGAGACGGCCGTCGACGGCCACGCGATCGACACCCCGGAGGACGAGCTGGCAGGACGCCGGAAGGCCCGGGCGAAACGGCGCATCGGATAG
- a CDS encoding DUF881 domain-containing protein produces MWGWPGRSSRVSAVLVALLCMLLGVAIATQVRDTGSGDWLDAARPADLLVVLDNLHGKEASLRQEIATLEQSLQSMRSAGTDSREALAQSRQRLDALRVLVGVAPAEGPGLVVEVTDPRGGVDPAVLLDLLQELRAAGAEVIAFSGAGEGDDVRVGVDTAVTGTAGSILVDGVPLAAPYTVTAIGDGPTMAAALNIPGGVQDTVRRASGEVTVTTEDLVRVTAVRQPEQPQYAQPGD; encoded by the coding sequence ATGTGGGGGTGGCCGGGCCGGTCGTCGCGAGTGTCCGCCGTGCTCGTCGCCCTGCTGTGCATGCTGCTCGGTGTGGCCATCGCCACCCAGGTGCGCGATACGGGTTCGGGAGACTGGCTCGATGCGGCGCGCCCCGCCGATCTGCTCGTAGTGCTCGACAACCTGCACGGCAAGGAGGCGTCGCTGCGTCAGGAGATCGCGACGCTCGAGCAGTCATTGCAGTCGATGCGGTCGGCGGGCACGGATTCCCGCGAAGCGCTGGCGCAGTCCCGGCAGCGGCTCGACGCGCTGCGGGTGCTCGTCGGTGTCGCCCCTGCAGAAGGGCCGGGGCTGGTCGTCGAGGTGACGGATCCGCGTGGCGGTGTCGACCCGGCGGTGCTGCTGGACCTGCTCCAGGAGTTGCGCGCCGCGGGTGCGGAGGTCATCGCTTTTTCCGGGGCCGGCGAGGGCGACGACGTGCGGGTGGGTGTCGATACGGCGGTGACGGGCACTGCGGGCAGTATCCTGGTGGACGGTGTGCCGCTCGCGGCCCCGTACACGGTGACGGCCATCGGCGACGGTCCTACGATGGCGGCGGCTCTCAACATCCCCGGCGGGGTGCAGGACACCGTTCGGCGGGCCTCGGGGGAGGTGACGGTGACCACGGAGGACCTCGTGCGGGTGACCGCGGTCCGTCAGCCCGAACAGCCGCAGTACGCGCAGCCCGGCGATTAG
- a CDS encoding substrate-binding domain-containing protein: protein MGRHRSASGNRRISRGLTLAVVAVLVVVAIVIGWLALRDHAGDVDDRAAASCVNGDVTVSVAAAPSIAPVLTDLAQSYSSAHPVVRDHCVSVKVHKSDGAAARQEIAAGGGGPALWVPQSAADVAALRSASPERIDGNPVSLAASPVVLAAPQAAAATLQGLAWKDLPARQSAGTLGLAMPAGSDSAAVTGLALAAAIADAGPDPTGTALTGQAVTGSQGRAAVAALVGDAPGERAATAADVLAALQQGDAPQGVRAVPTTAEQLYRFNADSAGAPMAAVRPAGPTPVVDYPAVLLRPAPDTGGATAADTDAPAVEGKAVDERAVSAAASDFLNYLAGPEQASRFTQNGFLVIGAPDAAAPADSAGVLTGAPPAQVLPGPADDALAALGAAVGAPAEPAAPATSSGGATTILLDVSGSMGVAEGGAPRLANVTAALDRRLGALPDSDRVGLWAYSSGLGDSGPYRVIVPTGTLSDEVGGAPRRQALITGLDAARPRAATHTYRSLQAAYASAVQGYVDGTVNSVLLITDGPNDDQSFKSTQALLDAIARAGDPARPVRIDVIVIGPNEDIDSLRSVAAATGGTVTEVQSSAGPDFGGAVDTLLR, encoded by the coding sequence GTGGGCCGACATCGCAGCGCTTCCGGCAACCGCCGCATCAGCCGTGGACTGACCCTCGCCGTCGTCGCGGTCCTCGTCGTCGTCGCGATCGTGATCGGCTGGCTGGCACTGCGCGACCATGCCGGCGATGTCGACGACCGTGCCGCCGCCTCGTGCGTGAACGGGGACGTCACGGTGTCGGTCGCCGCGGCACCGTCGATCGCCCCGGTTCTCACGGATCTCGCGCAGTCGTACTCCTCGGCGCACCCCGTCGTCCGCGACCACTGCGTGTCGGTGAAGGTCCACAAGTCGGACGGGGCCGCGGCGCGCCAGGAGATCGCCGCCGGCGGCGGCGGTCCGGCGCTGTGGGTGCCGCAGTCCGCGGCCGACGTCGCCGCGCTGCGCTCCGCGTCGCCGGAACGGATCGACGGCAATCCGGTCTCCCTGGCCGCTTCGCCCGTCGTGCTCGCGGCACCGCAGGCCGCCGCGGCGACGCTGCAGGGACTGGCCTGGAAAGACCTGCCTGCGCGCCAGTCGGCAGGGACGCTCGGCCTTGCGATGCCCGCCGGCTCCGATTCCGCAGCCGTCACCGGCCTCGCCCTCGCCGCGGCCATCGCCGACGCCGGCCCCGATCCCACCGGCACCGCGCTCACCGGGCAGGCGGTCACCGGGTCGCAAGGGCGGGCCGCGGTCGCCGCTCTCGTCGGCGACGCCCCGGGTGAGCGTGCCGCCACGGCGGCCGATGTGCTCGCCGCGCTCCAGCAGGGCGACGCGCCGCAGGGCGTGCGGGCGGTGCCCACCACTGCCGAGCAGCTCTACCGGTTCAATGCGGACTCGGCCGGGGCTCCCATGGCCGCCGTGCGTCCCGCCGGACCCACCCCCGTCGTCGATTACCCGGCAGTGCTGCTGCGCCCCGCCCCCGATACCGGAGGGGCCACCGCCGCAGACACGGACGCACCGGCCGTGGAAGGGAAAGCGGTCGACGAGCGGGCCGTCTCCGCCGCGGCATCGGACTTCCTCAATTACCTCGCCGGGCCCGAGCAGGCCTCGCGCTTCACCCAGAACGGCTTCCTCGTCATCGGAGCCCCGGATGCCGCCGCCCCCGCCGACAGCGCCGGCGTCCTCACCGGCGCCCCGCCGGCCCAGGTGCTCCCTGGCCCCGCGGACGACGCGTTGGCGGCGCTCGGCGCCGCTGTCGGCGCCCCCGCCGAACCCGCCGCCCCCGCAACCTCTTCCGGCGGCGCGACCACCATCCTGTTGGACGTCTCGGGCTCGATGGGTGTGGCCGAGGGCGGCGCACCCCGCCTGGCCAACGTCACCGCCGCCCTCGACCGGCGCCTGGGCGCGCTCCCGGACTCCGACCGCGTGGGCCTGTGGGCGTACAGTTCGGGCCTCGGCGATTCCGGCCCCTATCGGGTGATCGTGCCGACGGGGACGCTGAGCGACGAGGTCGGCGGCGCGCCGCGGCGCCAGGCGCTCATCACCGGGCTCGATGCTGCCAGGCCGCGCGCCGCGACACACACCTACCGTTCCCTGCAGGCGGCCTATGCGTCGGCGGTGCAGGGTTACGTCGACGGCACGGTCAACTCGGTGCTGCTCATCACCGACGGACCCAACGACGACCAGTCGTTCAAGAGCACGCAGGCGCTGCTCGACGCGATCGCGCGGGCGGGCGACCCGGCCCGGCCGGTGCGCATCGACGTCATCGTCATCGGACCCAACGAGGACATCGATTCGCTGCGGTCGGTCGCGGCGGCCACCGGCGGCACCGTCACCGAAGTGCAGTCGTCCGCCGGGCCCGACTTCGGCGGCGCCGTCGACACCCTGCTGCGCTGA
- a CDS encoding small basic family protein, whose product MIGFIALVVGIVLGIVFSPQVPEALQPYLPIAIVAAMDAVFGGLRAYLDRIFDPKVFVISFVFNVLVAALLVLLGDHLGVGTQLSTAVIVVLGIRIFGNAAALRRRLFGA is encoded by the coding sequence ATGATCGGCTTCATCGCACTGGTCGTGGGCATCGTGCTGGGCATAGTTTTCAGCCCGCAGGTGCCCGAGGCGTTGCAGCCCTACCTTCCTATCGCCATCGTCGCCGCCATGGACGCCGTGTTCGGGGGGCTGCGGGCCTACCTGGACAGGATCTTCGATCCCAAGGTCTTCGTGATCTCCTTCGTGTTCAACGTGCTGGTGGCGGCGTTGCTGGTGCTGCTGGGCGACCATCTCGGCGTGGGCACGCAGCTGTCGACGGCGGTGATAGTGGTCCTCGGCATCCGGATCTTCGGAAATGCCGCAGCATTGCGCAGGAGGCTTTTCGGTGCCTGA
- a CDS encoding bifunctional nuclease family protein encodes MSEMQLVGIRVEQPQNQPVLLLRESEGERFLPIWIGQNEAAAIALEQQGIAPARPLTHDLIKDVIDALGRTLLEVRIVDLREGTFYAELVFDGDVSVSARPSDAVALAIRVGVPILSDEAVLEEAGLVIPDEREDEVEKFKEFLDSVSPEDFNPGESDGSEG; translated from the coding sequence ATGAGCGAGATGCAGCTTGTGGGCATTCGTGTGGAACAGCCCCAGAACCAGCCCGTGCTCCTGCTGCGCGAATCGGAGGGGGAACGGTTCCTGCCGATCTGGATCGGACAGAACGAGGCGGCGGCGATCGCGCTGGAACAGCAGGGGATCGCCCCCGCGCGGCCGCTCACCCATGATCTGATCAAGGACGTCATCGACGCGCTCGGCCGCACGCTGCTGGAGGTACGCATCGTGGACTTGCGCGAGGGGACGTTCTACGCGGAGTTGGTCTTCGACGGGGACGTCTCGGTGTCGGCGCGGCCGTCGGACGCGGTGGCCCTGGCGATCCGGGTGGGCGTGCCGATCCTCTCGGACGAGGCGGTCCTGGAGGAGGCGGGTCTGGTGATCCCGGATGAGCGCGAGGACGAAGTGGAGAAGTTCAAGGAGTTCCTCGACTCCGTGTCGCCCGAGGATTTCAACCCCGGCGAGTCCGACGGGTCGGAGGGCTGA
- the gdhA gene encoding NADP-specific glutamate dehydrogenase, which translates to MTGNGQVSRIYDEVVKRNAGEPLFHQAVAEVFESLSVVLERYPHYADAGLIERLCEPERQIIFRVPWQDDEGNVIVNRGFRVQYNSVLGPYKGGLRFHPSVNLGMVKFLGFEQIFKNSLSGLPIGGGKGGSDFDPKGRSNSEIMRFCQSFMTELHRHLGEYTDVPAGDIGVGGREIGYLFGQYKRMTNSYESGVLTGKGLTWGGSQVRREATGYGATYFVASMLEAKGTDLAGKKVVISGSGNVAIYAIEKVHQLGGTAIACSDSSGYIVDEQGVDLELLKEIKEIKRGRISEYAEQRSSARFIEGGSIWDVPCDVALPCATQNELSGDDAASLIKNGVLAVAEGANMPTTPEALKAFREAGVAFAPGKAANAGGVATSALEMQQNASRDSWHFEYTDERLAAIMRDVHERCSETAREYGKPGDYVLGANIAGFVKVADAMFALGVI; encoded by the coding sequence GTGACCGGTAATGGTCAGGTGAGCAGGATCTATGACGAGGTGGTCAAGCGGAACGCGGGCGAGCCGCTGTTCCACCAGGCCGTCGCGGAGGTCTTCGAATCACTGTCGGTGGTCCTCGAGCGCTACCCGCACTACGCGGATGCGGGCCTGATCGAACGGCTGTGTGAACCCGAGCGCCAGATCATCTTCCGGGTGCCCTGGCAGGACGACGAGGGCAACGTCATCGTCAACCGCGGTTTCCGCGTCCAGTACAACAGCGTCCTCGGGCCTTACAAGGGCGGCCTGCGCTTCCATCCCAGCGTCAACCTGGGCATGGTCAAGTTCCTCGGCTTCGAGCAGATCTTCAAGAATTCGCTGAGCGGCCTGCCCATCGGCGGCGGCAAGGGCGGCTCCGACTTCGACCCCAAGGGTCGCAGCAACTCGGAGATCATGCGCTTCTGCCAGTCGTTCATGACCGAGCTGCACCGGCACCTGGGCGAGTACACCGACGTGCCGGCGGGCGACATCGGCGTGGGCGGCCGTGAGATCGGCTACCTGTTCGGCCAGTACAAGCGGATGACCAACTCGTACGAGTCCGGCGTGCTCACCGGCAAGGGCCTGACGTGGGGCGGCTCGCAGGTGCGCAGGGAGGCCACCGGGTACGGTGCCACCTACTTCGTCGCCAGCATGCTCGAGGCCAAAGGCACCGACCTCGCGGGCAAGAAGGTGGTCATCTCCGGCTCCGGCAACGTGGCCATCTACGCCATCGAAAAGGTGCACCAGCTCGGCGGCACGGCGATCGCCTGCTCGGACTCCTCGGGCTACATCGTCGACGAGCAGGGCGTCGACCTGGAGCTGCTCAAGGAGATCAAGGAGATCAAGCGCGGGCGCATCAGCGAGTACGCGGAGCAGCGTTCCAGTGCGCGCTTCATCGAGGGCGGCTCCATCTGGGACGTCCCCTGCGATGTGGCGCTGCCGTGCGCGACGCAGAACGAGCTCAGCGGCGACGACGCCGCCTCGCTGATCAAGAACGGCGTCCTGGCGGTCGCCGAGGGCGCCAACATGCCCACCACGCCGGAGGCGCTCAAGGCCTTCCGCGAGGCCGGCGTGGCGTTCGCCCCCGGCAAGGCCGCGAACGCGGGCGGCGTGGCCACCTCGGCGCTGGAGATGCAGCAGAACGCCTCGCGCGATTCCTGGCACTTCGAGTACACCGACGAGCGGCTCGCCGCGATCATGCGTGACGTGCACGAGCGCTGCAGCGAGACCGCGCGCGAGTACGGCAAGCCCGGCGACTACGTGCTGGGCGCCAACATCGCCGGCTTCGTCAAGGTGGCCGATGCGATGTTCGCACTCGGCGTCATCTGA
- a CDS encoding MerR family transcriptional regulator: MSIGAVLEQLRGDFPDVTISKIRFLESEGLVTPARTASGYRRFSVADCERLRFVLTAQRDHYLPLKVIKEQLESIDSGGAAVATLHPPRALSIAPGLVSPEAFRSGREVRVTRADLCERVGVEDAFVTQLIRAGLIAPGASGFFDEDAVTVATTVRDMAGFGLEVRHLRAFKAAADREAGLVAQIASPVARGRDAGARDRAEEIVRELAALSVTLHSCLVKGAVRDSLDG, translated from the coding sequence ATGTCGATCGGCGCCGTGCTCGAGCAGTTGCGCGGTGACTTCCCCGATGTGACGATCTCGAAGATCCGGTTCCTCGAATCGGAGGGGCTGGTGACCCCGGCGCGGACCGCGTCGGGGTACCGGCGCTTCTCGGTGGCGGACTGCGAGCGATTGCGCTTCGTGCTCACCGCGCAACGCGACCACTACCTGCCGCTCAAGGTGATCAAGGAGCAGCTGGAAAGCATCGACTCGGGAGGGGCCGCGGTGGCGACGCTGCACCCGCCGCGCGCATTGTCCATCGCGCCGGGGCTGGTGTCGCCGGAGGCGTTCCGGTCCGGCAGGGAGGTCAGGGTCACGCGGGCGGACCTGTGCGAGCGCGTCGGCGTGGAGGACGCCTTCGTCACCCAGCTCATCCGTGCGGGACTCATCGCCCCCGGCGCCTCCGGGTTCTTCGATGAGGACGCGGTCACCGTGGCCACCACCGTGCGCGACATGGCCGGGTTCGGCCTGGAGGTGCGGCACCTGCGCGCGTTCAAGGCCGCGGCCGACCGCGAGGCGGGGCTGGTGGCGCAGATCGCGTCGCCGGTGGCCCGTGGGCGCGATGCCGGCGCACGGGATCGGGCCGAGGAGATCGTCCGCGAGCTCGCGGCGCTGTCGGTGACCCTGCACAGCTGTCTCGTCAAGGGTGCCGTCCGGGACAGCCTCGACGGCTGA
- a CDS encoding CDP-alcohol phosphatidyltransferase family protein — MSTTQDGRRADSGPLTVPNLISGLRILGVPLFLYLVLGPQADGWALAVLLISGASDWVDGKLARLLDQYSRLGELLDPVADRLYMAAVPIAFAVRGILPWWVVGVLIARELVLAATLALYRSRGLGPPEVHYLGKAATFTLMIAMPVLLAGYGDSAVATTLHPWGWALLIWGVGLYVWTGLMYVAQAWLTARTLPRVRRGIEDPPAARGAE, encoded by the coding sequence ATGTCGACGACGCAGGACGGTCGGAGGGCGGACAGCGGCCCTCTGACCGTCCCGAACCTCATCAGCGGACTCCGCATCCTGGGAGTGCCGCTGTTCCTGTATCTGGTGCTGGGGCCGCAGGCCGACGGGTGGGCTTTGGCGGTGCTGCTGATCAGCGGCGCCTCGGACTGGGTGGACGGCAAGCTGGCGCGGCTGCTGGACCAGTACAGCCGGCTCGGCGAGCTCCTGGACCCGGTGGCCGACCGCCTGTACATGGCGGCCGTGCCCATCGCGTTCGCCGTCCGCGGCATCCTCCCCTGGTGGGTGGTGGGCGTCCTCATCGCGCGCGAACTCGTACTGGCCGCCACGCTGGCGCTCTACCGCAGCCGCGGCCTGGGACCGCCGGAGGTGCACTACCTCGGCAAGGCGGCAACGTTCACGCTCATGATCGCCATGCCGGTGCTGCTGGCGGGGTACGGCGATTCGGCGGTGGCGACGACGCTGCACCCGTGGGGCTGGGCGCTGCTCATCTGGGGTGTCGGACTCTACGTGTGGACGGGGCTGATGTACGTGGCGCAAGCGTGGCTGACCGCGCGCACGCTTCCGCGCGTGCGCCGCGGGATCGAAGACCCGCCGGCGGCCCGCGGGGCGGAGTGA
- a CDS encoding FHA domain-containing protein, whose amino-acid sequence MSENDKNAAYEAPAETTSVFRSDFLSEVDGSGQAAEAPVSGVEGLPQGAALLVVKRGPNAGSRFLLDQDATSAGRHPSSDIFLDDVTVSRRHAEFRKHGDGYQVVDVGSLNGTYVNREPVDSAALANGDEVQIGKFRLVYLTGPRGGGAQVEGAAGAEGR is encoded by the coding sequence GTGAGCGAGAACGACAAGAACGCGGCCTATGAGGCTCCGGCCGAGACCACTTCGGTGTTCCGTTCGGACTTCCTCAGCGAAGTCGACGGGTCGGGGCAGGCCGCGGAGGCCCCGGTCAGCGGCGTCGAGGGGCTGCCGCAGGGGGCGGCACTTCTGGTGGTCAAGCGCGGTCCCAACGCCGGCTCGCGGTTTCTGCTGGACCAGGACGCCACCTCGGCGGGCAGGCACCCGTCGAGCGACATCTTCCTCGACGACGTCACCGTGAGCCGGCGGCACGCTGAGTTCCGCAAGCACGGCGACGGGTACCAGGTGGTGGACGTGGGCAGCCTCAACGGCACGTACGTCAATCGGGAACCGGTGGACAGCGCCGCCCTGGCCAACGGCGACGAGGTGCAGATCGGCAAGTTCCGCCTGGTGTACCTGACCGGGCCGCGGGGTGGCGGCGCGCAGGTCGAGGGTGCCGCCGGCGCGGAGGGCCGGTGA
- a CDS encoding DUF881 domain-containing protein, which translates to MTLRRNPEPSLLRSLLHDHLDPGYAESAAAGRNRRRGGGVWLAGGCLVMGLVLGTAGARQLDEGRGASSDGQAAIVEQVREQQASVDRLVRERDVAADSADAERQRVLAGDSAGKEVLDSLARLSTGAAAVAVHGPGIAVRITEPDAEGDLSDSERPQPRRGQVVFDRDLRAVVNALWAAGAEAVGIDGVRIGPDTAIRQAGGAILVDNQPVSPPYEIDAIGDPDALSVRFVDSAAYLRMQSLTQLYGVEVAFESRSDLRLPRAPAVELRYARGDEEGPR; encoded by the coding sequence ATGACCCTGCGCCGCAATCCGGAGCCGTCGCTGCTGCGCTCGCTGCTGCATGACCATCTGGACCCCGGCTACGCAGAATCGGCGGCTGCCGGGCGCAACCGTCGGCGCGGCGGCGGGGTCTGGCTTGCGGGCGGCTGCCTCGTGATGGGGCTGGTGCTGGGAACAGCAGGTGCCCGACAGCTGGACGAGGGCCGAGGCGCGTCGTCCGACGGGCAGGCGGCGATCGTGGAGCAGGTGCGCGAACAGCAAGCTTCGGTGGACCGGCTGGTGCGCGAGCGCGACGTGGCGGCCGACAGTGCGGATGCGGAGCGACAACGTGTGCTCGCCGGCGACTCGGCCGGCAAGGAGGTGCTCGATTCCCTCGCACGCCTCAGCACCGGCGCGGCGGCCGTGGCGGTGCACGGCCCCGGGATAGCGGTGCGCATCACCGAACCGGACGCCGAGGGCGACCTGAGCGATTCCGAGCGTCCGCAGCCCCGGCGCGGGCAGGTGGTGTTCGACCGTGATCTGCGCGCCGTCGTCAACGCGCTGTGGGCGGCGGGCGCGGAGGCGGTGGGCATCGACGGGGTGCGCATCGGGCCGGATACGGCGATACGGCAGGCCGGGGGCGCGATCCTCGTCGACAATCAGCCGGTGTCCCCGCCATATGAGATCGACGCGATCGGGGACCCTGACGCGCTCAGCGTGCGCTTCGTGGACTCGGCCGCGTATCTGCGCATGCAGTCGCTGACCCAGCTCTACGGCGTGGAGGTCGCATTCGAATCCCGGTCGGACCTGCGTCTGCCGCGCGCTCCGGCAGTGGAACTACGGTATGCACGAGGCGACGAGGAAGGACCCCGATGA
- the gcvH gene encoding glycine cleavage system protein GcvH produces the protein MVSGDQDGSPGDGGAGDSALRFTADHEWVRPLGEDIVRVGVTGYAAEQLGDVVFADLPAAGDEVAEGRPMAEVESTKSVSEVFAPVSGRIAAINDALDAEPERVNADPYGGGWLVEIRVSDSAVLRAALAGMMETDAYEASTRK, from the coding sequence ATGGTTTCGGGCGACCAAGACGGTTCACCGGGGGACGGCGGTGCGGGGGACTCGGCCCTGCGGTTCACCGCCGACCACGAGTGGGTGCGCCCGCTGGGGGAGGACATCGTCCGGGTCGGGGTCACCGGCTATGCGGCCGAGCAGTTGGGCGACGTCGTCTTCGCCGACCTGCCGGCGGCGGGGGATGAGGTCGCTGAGGGACGGCCGATGGCGGAGGTCGAGTCCACCAAGAGCGTGTCGGAGGTGTTCGCCCCGGTGTCGGGCCGGATCGCGGCGATCAACGACGCGTTGGACGCGGAGCCGGAGCGCGTGAACGCCGACCCGTACGGCGGGGGTTGGCTGGTGGAGATCCGCGTGTCCGATTCGGCGGTTCTCCGCGCGGCCCTGGCGGGCATGATGGAGACCGATGCCTACGAGGCGTCGACGCGGAAGTGA
- a CDS encoding hemolysin family protein: MTDLWSLLLMLVLLAGNAFFVGAEFSIISARRDRLESLASQGRRRAKTVIHASEHLSMMLAGAQLGITICSILLGRIAEPAVAHILERPMDSMGIPADIQHPIAFVIALLIVAFLHILFGEMVPKNIAIAGPERMAMILVPTHLAFMKVMSPLIRFYNLAANLVLRMFGVHPKDELDATVSMMELSEIIGESRLEGLLDAEEHRRLTRALTTIDKTVGQVMIPAAQVRTVPMAPGGPTLGSVEDAVTATGFSRYPVRAEGGRLAGYLHVKDILDLMLDQSTTPSTHIPVSEVRPLPRVPHDLPLDQALTLLRRTHSHLGAVTRRVGDSGPVRMVGIVAMEDLAEEFVGTVRDATHRYEPPLPENPA, from the coding sequence ATGACCGATCTGTGGTCACTGCTGCTGATGCTCGTGCTGTTGGCCGGCAACGCGTTCTTCGTCGGCGCCGAGTTCTCCATCATCTCGGCCCGGCGCGACCGGCTCGAATCGCTGGCCTCCCAGGGGCGCCGGCGCGCGAAGACCGTCATCCACGCGAGCGAGCACCTGTCGATGATGTTGGCCGGCGCGCAGTTGGGCATCACGATCTGCTCGATCCTGCTCGGCCGGATCGCGGAGCCCGCCGTCGCCCACATCCTCGAACGCCCCATGGATTCGATGGGGATCCCCGCCGACATCCAGCATCCGATCGCCTTCGTGATCGCCCTGCTCATCGTCGCGTTCCTGCACATCCTGTTCGGCGAGATGGTCCCCAAGAACATCGCCATCGCGGGCCCCGAACGGATGGCCATGATCCTCGTGCCCACGCACCTCGCGTTCATGAAGGTGATGAGCCCGCTGATCAGGTTCTACAACCTCGCGGCCAACCTGGTGCTCCGCATGTTCGGGGTGCACCCCAAGGACGAGCTCGACGCGACCGTGTCGATGATGGAGCTCTCGGAGATCATCGGCGAGTCCCGCCTGGAGGGCCTCCTCGACGCCGAGGAGCACCGTCGGCTGACCCGCGCGCTGACGACCATCGACAAGACCGTCGGCCAGGTGATGATCCCCGCCGCGCAGGTGCGCACGGTGCCGATGGCGCCGGGGGGACCCACGCTCGGGTCGGTGGAGGACGCGGTCACCGCGACGGGGTTCTCGCGCTATCCCGTGCGGGCCGAGGGCGGCAGGCTCGCCGGATACCTGCACGTCAAGGACATCCTGGACTTGATGCTGGATCAGTCGACCACGCCGTCGACGCACATCCCGGTCTCCGAGGTGCGCCCGCTCCCGCGGGTTCCGCATGATCTGCCGCTCGATCAGGCGCTGACGCTGCTGCGACGCACGCACAGCCACCTGGGCGCGGTGACACGCCGGGTCGGCGACTCCGGCCCGGTGCGGATGGTGGGGATCGTCGCGATGGAGGACCTCGCCGAGGAGTTCGTCGGCACCGTCCGCGACGCCACGCACCGGTATGAGCCTCCGCTGCCCGAGAATCCGGCGTAA